The following are encoded in a window of Thermoanaerobacter ethanolicus JW 200 genomic DNA:
- a CDS encoding phosphoglycerate kinase has protein sequence MKKTVRDIDVAGKRVLVRVDFNVPMDENKNITDDTRIKAALPTIEYLINHNAKVILVSHLGRPKGKVNPEYSLKPVAKRLSELLGKQVIMAEDVIGDDAKTKAAALKEGEVLLLENVRFHAEEEKNDTQFAKELASLADIYVNDAFGTAHRAHASTAGVAAYLPAVSGFLIEKELTIMGEALENPKRPFVAILGGAKVSDKIGVITNLLEKVDSLLIGGGMAYTFIKAKGYEIGKSLLEEDKIELAKELMEKAKQKGVNLMLPVDTVIAKELKSGVPYEVVDIDKMPQDQIGVDIGPKTIEEYSKVIKHAMTVVWNGPMGVFEIPEFAKGTEAIAKALSECKGTTIVGGGDSAAAIEQLGYADKVTHISTGGGASLEFLEGKVLPGIDVLNDK, from the coding sequence ATGAAAAAGACAGTGCGTGATATAGATGTGGCAGGAAAAAGAGTTTTAGTGAGAGTAGATTTTAATGTGCCTATGGATGAAAACAAAAATATAACAGATGACACTCGTATAAAAGCAGCACTTCCTACTATTGAGTATTTAATAAATCACAATGCTAAAGTAATACTGGTATCCCATTTAGGAAGACCAAAGGGCAAAGTAAATCCAGAATATTCTTTAAAACCTGTTGCAAAAAGGTTGTCAGAGCTTTTAGGCAAACAAGTCATTATGGCAGAGGATGTAATTGGAGATGATGCTAAAACAAAAGCAGCTGCATTAAAAGAAGGAGAAGTATTGCTTTTAGAAAATGTGAGATTCCACGCAGAAGAAGAGAAAAATGACACTCAATTTGCAAAAGAGTTAGCTTCTTTAGCAGATATATATGTAAATGATGCTTTTGGCACAGCTCACAGGGCCCATGCTTCTACAGCAGGCGTTGCAGCTTATTTGCCGGCAGTATCAGGCTTTTTAATTGAAAAAGAACTTACTATTATGGGAGAAGCTTTAGAAAATCCAAAGAGACCATTTGTCGCTATATTAGGAGGAGCTAAAGTTTCTGACAAAATAGGGGTTATAACAAACCTATTAGAAAAAGTAGATAGCCTTTTAATTGGCGGTGGTATGGCTTACACCTTTATAAAAGCAAAAGGATATGAAATTGGTAAGTCGCTTTTAGAAGAGGATAAAATAGAGTTAGCTAAAGAATTAATGGAGAAGGCTAAGCAAAAAGGTGTTAATTTGATGCTTCCTGTTGATACAGTTATTGCTAAAGAATTGAAATCAGGCGTACCTTATGAAGTAGTCGATATAGACAAAATGCCTCAAGACCAAATAGGAGTAGACATTGGACCTAAGACTATTGAAGAATACTCAAAAGTGATAAAACACGCCATGACAGTAGTGTGGAATGGGCCTATGGGAGTTTTTGAAATTCCTGAGTTTGCAAAAGGTACAGAGGCTATTGCGAAAGCTTTGAGTGAATGCAAAGGTACTACTATAGTAGGCGGTGGTGATTCTGCAGCTGCTATAGAGCAATTAGGATATGCGGATAAAGTCACTCATATTTCTACTGGAGGAGGAGCTTCTCTAGAGTTTTTGGAAGGCAAAGTATTGCCAGGAATTGATGTTTTAAATGATAAGTAA
- the gap gene encoding type I glyceraldehyde-3-phosphate dehydrogenase, whose protein sequence is MGVKVAINGFGRIGRNVFRAAFKKNVDLEFVAINDLTDAKTLAHLLKYDSTFGKFEGEVSYTDDALIVNGKEIKIFKETDPAKLPWGELGVDIVIESTGRFTNKDDAIKHIHAGAKKVIISAPAKNEDITIVMGVNENMYDPANHHVISNASCTTNCLAPIAKVINDKFRIKKGMMTTVHSYTNDQRILDLPHSDLRRARSAAMSIIPTTTGAAKAIHLVIPELKGKMNGFAMRVPTPDVSVVDLVAEVEVPVTVEEVNAALKEASETYMKGILGYSEEPLVSMDYKGDDRSSIVDAPLTMVIEGTLVKVVSWYDNEWGYSNRVVDLAKYIADRL, encoded by the coding sequence ATGGGTGTTAAAGTTGCTATCAATGGTTTTGGAAGAATTGGAAGAAATGTATTCAGAGCTGCATTTAAGAAAAATGTTGACCTTGAATTTGTAGCTATCAACGATTTAACAGATGCAAAAACATTGGCTCATCTATTAAAATACGATTCTACTTTTGGTAAATTTGAAGGAGAAGTATCTTATACGGATGATGCGTTAATTGTAAATGGCAAGGAAATTAAAATTTTCAAAGAAACTGACCCTGCAAAGCTTCCATGGGGAGAATTAGGAGTAGACATTGTAATTGAATCCACAGGAAGATTTACAAACAAAGATGATGCTATAAAGCACATCCATGCTGGAGCTAAAAAAGTTATAATTTCTGCACCTGCTAAGAATGAGGACATAACAATTGTTATGGGTGTTAATGAAAACATGTATGACCCAGCTAACCATCATGTAATTTCAAATGCTTCTTGTACAACCAACTGCTTAGCACCAATAGCTAAGGTTATTAACGACAAATTCCGCATTAAAAAAGGTATGATGACAACAGTTCACTCTTACACAAATGACCAAAGAATACTTGACTTACCTCACAGCGATTTGAGAAGAGCAAGGTCTGCGGCTATGTCAATAATACCTACTACAACAGGTGCAGCAAAGGCTATTCACTTAGTAATTCCTGAATTAAAAGGAAAAATGAATGGTTTTGCGATGAGGGTTCCAACTCCAGACGTATCTGTTGTTGATCTTGTTGCAGAAGTTGAAGTACCTGTTACAGTTGAAGAGGTTAATGCAGCATTAAAAGAAGCTTCTGAAACATATATGAAAGGCATTTTAGGTTATTCTGAAGAGCCATTAGTTTCAATGGACTATAAAGGAGACGACAGATCTTCTATAGTTGATGCACCTCTTACAATGGTAATTGAAGGAACATTAGTGAAAGTTGTTTCTTGGTATGACAATGAATGGGGTTATTCCAACAGAGTTGTTGACCTTGCAAAATATATTGCTGACAGACTCTAA
- a CDS encoding sugar-binding transcriptional regulator encodes MKDIIALQQKIVPELIDLLQKRYTIMRNIYFNQPIGRRALSHQLNMGERIIRSEVSFLKAQGLVDINPMGMTITKEGEELIENLKDFIHELKGLNNIENLLEDKLQVEKVIVVPGDVEEDSMIKKELGKSAANYLKTIIKYDSIIALTGGSTVLEVANGMPQLYSQSNIVVVPARGGLGREVEKQANTIASILAKKLGGTYKMLHVPDNLGKEAVKSLIKEPDIKDVVETLKKADILIFGIGRADIMAERRNLPQDIRDFLEANNATAEALGYYFDKEGKVVYATPSIFLTLEDLKFVKNLIAVSGGKGKAEAIVSTCRSGNVQVLVTDEGAAFEILKIV; translated from the coding sequence ATGAAAGATATTATAGCTTTACAACAAAAGATAGTACCAGAGTTAATAGATTTACTTCAAAAGAGATATACTATAATGCGAAACATATATTTTAATCAACCCATAGGGCGAAGGGCACTTTCACACCAGTTGAATATGGGGGAACGAATAATTAGAAGTGAGGTATCCTTTTTGAAGGCTCAAGGTTTGGTGGATATAAATCCGATGGGAATGACAATTACTAAAGAAGGAGAAGAACTTATTGAAAACCTCAAAGATTTTATTCATGAGCTTAAAGGATTAAATAACATTGAAAATCTTTTAGAAGACAAGCTACAGGTAGAAAAAGTTATAGTAGTACCAGGTGATGTTGAAGAAGACTCCATGATAAAAAAAGAGTTAGGCAAATCTGCAGCTAATTACCTAAAAACAATAATAAAATACGACAGTATAATTGCCTTAACGGGTGGCTCAACTGTCTTAGAAGTTGCAAATGGTATGCCTCAACTTTATTCCCAATCAAACATAGTAGTTGTGCCAGCCCGTGGTGGATTAGGCCGGGAAGTAGAAAAGCAGGCAAATACAATCGCTTCAATTTTAGCTAAAAAACTTGGCGGTACATACAAGATGTTGCACGTGCCGGACAATTTAGGCAAAGAGGCGGTAAAGAGTCTCATCAAAGAGCCGGATATAAAAGATGTGGTAGAAACCTTGAAAAAAGCAGATATTTTGATATTTGGAATAGGTCGCGCAGATATAATGGCAGAGAGAAGGAATTTACCACAAGATATTAGAGATTTTTTAGAAGCGAACAATGCTACAGCTGAAGCTTTAGGCTATTACTTTGATAAAGAAGGGAAAGTAGTCTATGCTACACCAAGTATTTTTCTGACTTTAGAAGACCTAAAGTTTGTTAAAAATTTAATAGCAGTATCTGGCGGAAAAGGTAAAGCAGAAGCTATTGTTTCTACTTGCAGAAGTGGCAATGTACAAGTGCTTGTCACTGATGAAGGAGCTGCTTTTGAGATTTTAAAAATTGTTTAA
- a CDS encoding RNA polymerase factor sigma-54 has product MLVNFLIYSKVVKAIVELQRDFLDKGINYLKPMTQKQIADIVGIHESTVSRAINGKYVATPRGLFELKFFFQSGISNKNGNEFSAETIKNLIKKLIEEEDPTNPLSDQKIADILKEKNINISRRTVAKYREECNIPSTIKRRRY; this is encoded by the coding sequence ATGTTAGTGAATTTTCTCATCTATAGTAAAGTAGTTAAAGCAATAGTGGAGTTACAAAGGGATTTTCTTGACAAAGGTATCAATTACTTAAAGCCTATGACACAAAAACAAATTGCTGATATTGTAGGTATCCATGAATCTACTGTCAGCAGAGCTATAAATGGGAAATATGTTGCGACTCCAAGAGGGCTTTTTGAACTAAAATTTTTCTTTCAATCTGGAATTTCTAATAAAAATGGGAATGAATTTTCTGCTGAAACTATTAAAAATCTCATAAAAAAATTGATCGAAGAAGAAGATCCAACAAATCCTTTAAGTGACCAGAAAATAGCGGATATTTTAAAAGAAAAAAATATTAATATTTCAAGAAGAACAGTGGCAAAATATAGAGAGGAATGCAACATTCCTTCTACTATCAAAAGAAGAAGATATTAA